Proteins from a single region of Streptomyces griseiscabiei:
- a CDS encoding arabinogalactan endo-1,4-beta-galactosidase: MSMPSPHAAASSCISRRTLLRATTATAGAIATATAFAELETPAAAAAGFVKGVDISWAPQMEARGYSWKNASGQTQDLLTILKGYGITGVRLRTFVNPSSSPTDGHCGINEVAAFAKRVKAAGMSIMLDYMFGDTWNSVGVQNPPAAWRNMSYSQMRTAMSTYVNQTMTVMRNNDVLPAWVQIGNEINSGICRPVGTVSNGAQMTGLLNAAYTEVKAVSPNSTVCIHLAQPQKYDVMTTFFSRFAASGGKWDMSVFSSYGSADLAPGIVANMKRISDAYGKPFLQSEFGGRVDRVSATQASMVAYIKALKANGGQGIFYWEPECMSPFTGYNMGAWDSSSKRPTTIMNGFTQA, from the coding sequence ATGTCCATGCCTTCCCCCCACGCTGCGGCCTCCTCCTGCATCAGTCGCCGGACCCTGCTCAGGGCCACCACCGCGACCGCCGGCGCGATCGCCACTGCCACCGCGTTCGCCGAACTGGAGACGCCCGCAGCGGCCGCGGCCGGTTTCGTCAAGGGCGTCGACATCAGCTGGGCGCCGCAGATGGAGGCGCGCGGCTACTCCTGGAAGAACGCGAGCGGGCAGACCCAGGACCTGCTGACGATCCTCAAGGGCTACGGCATCACCGGCGTGCGGTTGCGCACCTTCGTCAACCCGTCCAGCAGCCCGACCGACGGACACTGCGGCATCAACGAGGTCGCCGCCTTCGCCAAGCGGGTCAAGGCCGCCGGCATGTCGATCATGCTCGATTACATGTTCGGAGACACCTGGAACTCCGTCGGTGTGCAGAACCCGCCGGCCGCCTGGCGGAACATGAGCTACAGCCAGATGCGCACCGCGATGAGCACGTACGTGAACCAGACGATGACCGTCATGAGGAACAACGACGTCCTGCCCGCCTGGGTCCAGATCGGCAACGAGATCAACAGCGGGATCTGCCGCCCGGTCGGCACCGTCTCCAACGGCGCGCAGATGACGGGGCTGCTCAACGCGGCTTACACGGAGGTCAAAGCGGTGTCCCCGAACTCGACCGTGTGCATCCACCTGGCCCAGCCGCAGAAGTACGACGTGATGACGACGTTCTTCAGCCGCTTCGCCGCGAGCGGCGGCAAGTGGGACATGTCGGTGTTCTCGTCCTACGGCAGCGCCGACCTCGCCCCCGGGATCGTGGCGAACATGAAGAGGATCTCCGATGCCTACGGCAAACCGTTCCTGCAGAGCGAGTTCGGCGGCCGGGTGGACCGGGTCTCCGCCACCCAGGCCTCGATGGTCGCCTACATCAAGGCGCTCAAGGCCAACGGCGGACAGGGCATCTTCTACTGGGAGCCGGAGTGCATGTCCCCGTTCACCGGCTACAACATGGGCGCCTGGGACTCCTCCAGCAAGCGGCCCACCACGATCATGAACGGCTTCACCCAGGCCTGA